In Leishmania donovani BPK282A1 complete genome, chromosome 1, one DNA window encodes the following:
- a CDS encoding poly(A) export protein, putative, which yields MLMTGVASWDGTCSIWQVARNPAGAVISQPTWTTTHDSPLLTMSLSADGRVFFGGCSKTAVMWDLNSNQKAVVASHDLPISCLDFLSLPQTMSQMLITGSWDGKLRWWDLRQQSYVREENLGEPVFALDAQKTVPMMAAATGRLAHVYDVQQMQKVNELKLPDVMKFNLRCITCAPQYDGVGVGSSEGRVSFISMKDAPGCTFKAHITTEKSHYILSQTNFCVHHPTLPLLLSGGGDGNLTVINRADRKVIKTLQCEQKVGTQAIPISAGDISADGSLVAYAHSYDWAMGKSGYRNQPTSVHIRPLL from the coding sequence ATGCTCATGACCGGCGTTGCCTCGTGGGACGGGACTTGCTCTATTTGGCAGGTTGCGCGGAACCCTGCTGGGGCGGTCATATCTCAGCCAACTTGGACAACAACACACGACAGTCCTTTACTTACTATGTCCTTGTCTGCGGACGGGCGCGTCTTTTTCGGAGGATGCTCAAAGACTGCGGTTATGTGGGACCTGAACTCAAATCAGAAGGCTGTCGTCGCATCACATGATTTGCCAATTAGCTGCCTCGATTTCCTGTCTCTTCCTCAGACCATGAGCCAAATGCTCATCACCGGAAGCTGGGACGGCAAGCTGCGCTGGTGGGACCTGAGGCAGCAAAGCTACGTGAGGGAGGAAAACCTGGGTGAGCCTGTGTTCGCGCTCGATGCGCAAAAAACGGTGCCGATGATGGCTGCCGCAACAGGTCGACTGGCTCACGTGTATGACGTGCAACAAATGCAGAAGGTCAACGAACTCAAGCTTCCCGACGTCATGAAATTCAACCTCCGCTGCATCACATGCGCTCCACAGTACGACGGTGTCGGAGTCGGATCCTCGGAAGGACGCGTCTCCTTTATCAGCATGAAGGACGCGCCAGGGTGCACATTCAAGGCTCACATTACCACAGAAAAGTCTCACTACATTCTGAGCCAGACCAATTTTTGCGTGCATCACCCTACGTTGCCACTCCTCCTgtccggtggcggcgatggtaATTTGACAGTTATCAACCGCGCCGATCGAAAAGTCATAAAAACGCTTCAATGCGAGCAAAAAGTAGGCACACAAGCAATTCCAATCTCAGCTGGCGACATAAGCGCAGATGGGTCTCTTGTTGCCTATGCGCATAGCTATGACTGGGCCATGGGGAAGAGTGGTTACAGAAACCAACCTACCTCGGTGCACATTCGGCCGCTATTGTGA